In Mailhella massiliensis, a genomic segment contains:
- a CDS encoding MFS transporter gives MKAIVSNVSGNTRMYLFLFLLTLGSTLGLQGSSLLYTNYAVEVGGFSAADNGLVVALREVPGFLCFLVVPLMLVIREHRLCVLSVIICGAGTAVIGLFTSFWGIAGAVFVMSAGFHFFETINQSLMIQYYDLASTPIVMGRMRGLAAGGSLAASLMVFFCAGHLSYETMFAATGVVVVALGAACLFFDPSSPKVVPQKKGMVFRGRYWLFYALTLLMGGRRQIFTVFSLFLLVEKFGFSVRAVAVLYMVNYAVNWFFNPLIGRIINRIGERRLLTIEYTSAFFIFLGYAWTDSAYLAGAMYVLDSLTFNFAIAVRTFFQKIADPADVAPSMGLAQTINHIAAVLIPPLGGWLWVSFGYQLPFYCGMALTVLSLLLFQFMDREITKAEKTA, from the coding sequence ATGAAAGCCATTGTTTCCAACGTGTCGGGCAATACCCGCATGTATCTCTTTCTTTTTCTGCTCACTCTGGGCAGTACGCTGGGCCTTCAGGGTTCGTCGCTGCTCTACACCAACTATGCCGTGGAGGTGGGCGGATTTTCCGCCGCAGACAACGGCCTCGTGGTCGCCCTGCGCGAGGTGCCGGGCTTTCTGTGCTTTCTCGTCGTGCCGCTCATGCTCGTCATACGCGAACACAGGCTCTGCGTGCTCTCCGTCATCATCTGCGGAGCGGGTACGGCCGTCATCGGTCTGTTCACCTCCTTCTGGGGCATTGCGGGGGCGGTGTTCGTCATGTCGGCGGGGTTTCATTTCTTTGAAACCATCAATCAGTCGCTGATGATACAGTATTACGACCTCGCAAGCACGCCCATCGTCATGGGACGTATGCGCGGTCTGGCCGCCGGGGGGAGCCTTGCCGCCTCGCTCATGGTCTTTTTCTGTGCGGGACACCTTTCCTACGAAACCATGTTTGCCGCAACCGGCGTGGTGGTCGTGGCTCTCGGCGCGGCCTGCCTTTTCTTCGACCCTTCCAGTCCGAAGGTCGTCCCCCAGAAAAAAGGCATGGTTTTCCGCGGCAGGTACTGGCTCTTCTACGCGCTTACGCTGCTCATGGGAGGACGCAGGCAGATCTTCACCGTCTTTTCCCTTTTCCTGCTCGTGGAAAAATTCGGCTTTTCCGTGCGCGCCGTGGCCGTGCTCTATATGGTGAACTATGCCGTGAACTGGTTCTTCAACCCGCTCATCGGCCGCATCATCAACCGCATCGGCGAAAGAAGACTGCTTACCATAGAATACACCTCCGCCTTCTTCATCTTTCTCGGCTATGCTTGGACGGACAGCGCGTACCTTGCCGGCGCCATGTATGTTCTCGACAGCCTCACCTTCAACTTCGCCATCGCCGTACGCACCTTTTTCCAGAAAATCGCCGACCCCGCCGACGTGGCCCCCAGCATGGGGCTTGCCCAGACCATCAACCACATCGCCGCGGTGCTCATTCCGCCCCTCGGCGGCTGGCTGTGGGTAAGCTTCGGCTACCAGCTTCCCTTCTACTGCGGCATGGCGCTTACGGTGCTTTCGCTGCTGCTCTTCCAGTTCATGGACAGGGAAATCACAAAAGCGGAGAAAACCGCATGA